The sequence CTACTCCCCACACTGCAAAACCAATTTTCTCTGCTATTTCACTGATTTTTGATTTAATTTCTTCTTGAAGTTTTATATCCTTATTTATTTCTTCTACTTTGTATTTTTTCACTGGAACATTCTCTTCTACTCTTTTGTTTATTTTAATAAGAAAGGTAACTTCTATGAAACCTATTGTTATATATGATGATTCATGCAAAATGTGTACAAACTTTGTAAATTATATAAAGAAAAAATCAGATACAGTAAATAGTGAATTAGAATTTCTTCCTATATCTGAGATAAAAAATAAATCAGATATAGTAAATATAGATGAACAACAATTACAAAAATCTGTTCATCTTGTCGTTAATGGACAAAAAACACTTTCTCAATTTCAAGCAATACAGGAAATTTGTCGTAGGGTTAATATTTTTCACTCTCTTTATCAAATCAAATCACCTCTATTGATATTTTTATTAAACTTGTTTTATAAATTTATCGCAAAACATCGGAAAAATTTTCTTTTCCAACATTTATCTCAACTACTATTCAAATCCCATAATTAAATATATCTTTAAACCTATCTCGTATTAATTATTAATTCTATCCTATTTTTTATTTATAATATATAAACTTTTCATATCATATTTATTAAGGGGATTAATTATGAATTTAAAAAAATTACCAGTATATCCATATTGTTTTGTTTGTGGGACGCAAAATTCGTCCGGTCTTCAAAGTCAATTTTTTATCCAAGACCAATATACCTTACTCCCTGTCCGTTTTACAGATAAACATACAGGATACCCTGGATTTGCCCATGGTGGAGTTGTTTCTTCTGCAATGGATGAAACAATGGCATGGTCTTCTGCAAGATATTTTAAAAGAATGTGTGTTACAGCAGAATTTACAGTTCGATTTTTAAAACGAGTGCCCTTAAATAAAGACCTTTTAGTAAAAACATGGATAACAAAGGGACACCGTCTTATGGCAACTACAGAAGGGGTTCTTATAGATAAAGAAACTGAAGGAGTCCTTGTTCGTTCCTGGGGTAAGTTCATGCCTATATCTGATGAAGAGACACAAATTGTAGACCATTACTTGATATATGACGAAAATACAGAAAAAATATTTAGCAATTCCCATAACACCTGATTAAGAGAATGTTTATGAAACCGCATTTAAAACCAATACTTTGGGATAATAGAAAATTACATATTATAGACCAAACATTATTGCCGGGCGTCTTAAATCATATACCTATTACAACATTAAAAGAGGCTGAAGATGCTATTAAATTATTAAAGATTCGCGGTGCTCCTGCTTTAGGTATTTTTGCAGGGTTTGCTTTGCTATCTATAGTTATTCATGAAAAGCCTAAAAATGTTTTGGAAGCAATACAAATAATTAAACATTCTGCAGAGGCAATAAAAAAAACAAGACCTACTGCGGTTAATTTATTTTGGGCAACAGATAGAATATTAAGAGTAGTAAATAATTCTTCTAACGACACCTTGAATAGTCTTTTAAATAAGATGGAGCAGGAGGCATTAAATATATATCAGGAAGAAACGAAAGCATGTCAACAAATAGGAATTTATGGAAACTCCTTAATAAAAAATTCTACAACAATTCTAACTCATTGTAATGCCGGGGCTTTAGCAACCGGGGAATATGGAACAGCCCTATCCCCTATTTATATTGCTAATGAAGAAGGGAAATCCGTGCGTGTATATGCTGATGAGACAAGACCACTTCTTCAGGGTGCACGGTTAACTGCATGGGAATTGCAATATGCAGGAATACCTGTAACCCTGATTTGTGATAATATGGCTGGGCAAGTAATGAAAGAAAAAAAGATAGATATGGTTATTGTAGGTGCTGACCGAATAGCAAGGAATGGAGATACGGCAAACAAAATCGGAACTTATTCGCTTTCAGTTTTAGCAAAATATCATGGTATACCCTTTTATATTTCTGCTCCTTCTTCTACTTTTGATTTGAGAATTTCGAATGGTTCTCAAATACCTATTGAAGAACGAAATTCAGATGAAATATGTTTTTTTAATAACAAAAGAATTGCTCCAGAAGGTATCTCTATATATAATCCTGCATTTGATGTTACACCGTCAGAAAACATTACTGCTTTTATAACAGAAAAAGGGATAATTTATCCTCCTTTTGATAAAACTATCTCCAGAACTATGGGTAATCAGAATGAAAAAGAATGAAATTCACATAACGAATAATCTTTGTATTCCTTCAGACAAACTATTATTGATAGCAGGACCATGTGTAATTGAAAGTAGAGAACATACTCTATTTTTAGCAAAAGAAATAAATGAAATATGTAAAGAATTAGATGTACATTTTATTTTTAAGGCTTCTTTTGATAAAGCAAATAGAAGCCACATAGATGCTTATCGGGGTCCCGGTATAGAACAAGGTTTAAATATCTTAAAAGAGGTAAAAGAAAAAATTCGGGTCCCTGTATTGTCCGATATACATGAACCATGGCAAGCCCCAATTTGTGCTGATGTGCTTGATGTAATACAAATACCTGCTTTCCTTTCTCGTCAAACAGATTTACTCTTATCTGCTGGGTACACACAAAAACCAATTAATATAAAGAAAGGACAGTTTATTGCCCCATGGAATATGAAAGAAGTCATAGAGAAAGTATTATCAACAGGAAACAGAAATATCCTTTTAACAGAACGAGGAAATTCTTTTGGATATAATCAACTGGTTATGGACCCTTGTTCAATCCCTATTATGTCCGAATTCGGTTTCCCTGTTATTATAGATGCCACCCATAGCGTTCAAAAACCGGGTGCAGGTATAAAAGGTTCCGGTGGTAATCGGGAATTAGCTCCTTACATTGCTAATGCAGGTATTGCTGTAGGGGCAGATGGTATCTTTGTTGAAGTCCATGACAATCCCGAAAAGGCACTATCCGATAGTTCTAATTCTATTTGTTTATCTGATCTACCTACTTATCTCAAGCGTTGGAAAGCACTTTTTAATTGTATCAAGGGAGGTGTTAAATGAGAAATATAGGGAAACAGGTTTTAATTTTAGAAGCACAAGCCCTACAAAAAGCAAGTGAACGATTAGGCGTTGAGTTTGACCAATGTGTCCATTTACTTCGTAACACGAAGGGAAGAATTATTGTAACAGGATTGGGAAAATCAGGACTTGTGGGAAAAAAAATCTCAGCCACATTTGCCTCTTGTGGTTATCCTTCGATTTTTATCCATGCAACAGATGCTGTTCATGGCGACCTCGGTAACATAACCGAAAATGATGTCGTTATAGCAATTTCTTACAGTGGAGAAACTACAGAGGTTATTAATTTAATTCAATTTATTAAAAGGATTGGGGCTAAATTAGTAGGAATATGTGGTAATTTAAAGTCTCAATTGGCTCAGTATAGTGATGTAGTATTAGATATATCTGTTGATAAAGAAGCGTGTCCCATAGGACTTGTTCCAACTGCATCAACAACATTAACATTAGCTATAGGTGATGCTCTTGCTGTGGCTTTAATGGAAATAGATGGCTTTAATGAAGAAACTTATAGGAAATATCATCCTGGAGGACAAATTGGTAAAAAATTGTTGAAAGTAAAACATCTAATGCACACAGGGATTGAAATACCTATTATTAATTTTACAATGACAATGGACGAGACTATTAAAGAAATATCAAACAAAGGATTAGGAATGGTTGCTGTTATAGATGATAATCAAAAGGTGGTAGGTATAATTACAGATGGAGATTTAAGAAGGCTTTTACAAAGATATGGAAATTTTCTAAAAATGATGGCAAAAGACTGTATGCATTCACCTCCTATTTGTATATTCCCTGATACTTTGGCAACCGAAGCACTGAAAATCATGGAAACCAATCGAATCACTTCCCTTATCGTTGTAAATGAAGAAAATAAATTATTAGGCGTACTTCATTTACATGATTTATGGCGGACAGAAATGTTTTAAGTTCTATTTTACTTTCTAATATATTTTTTCTATAATAGACATCAAATTTTTAATAATAAAGGTTATTTTTTTAGAAAAGGAAAATAATATTTTTTGAAATTGGAATTGTGGCAAGTTTAATATCATTGACTACAATTATAATTCCTTTATATAGATTAATATATGCTTTACTTATATATTGTTCTTATAAATAGAGCATAAAAACCATTTTTAACTATTTTATTATTTATGATTATAAATTTTATTTTATGTATGTGCTAAATTATTACATTTTTTGTTATAATGTACACAGTAAATAAATATTTTACATATCATCTTAAATATTTTGAAATATGTAAACAATATAGATAAAGGATTTTTATATAAGGTTTTATGGAGTCAAAAAACAATAACGGATTATCAGAAATAGAAAATGTAGTTGCAATTGATGGTCCTGCAGGAGCAGGGAAAAGCACCGTTGCCCGTCTTGTAGCCAGAGAATTAGGTTTTCAATATTTAGATACAGGAGCCATGTATCGTGCTGTTACATGGTGGGCAATTCATTCGAATATTGATATAGATAATCCACAAGTAGTAGCAGAACATACCAAAAAGATAGATTTGAAATTAACTCCTACGGAAGAGGGAATGCGAGTTGAAGTTGGAGGAAAGGACATAACCCATGAGATTAGGACACCAGAAATCACAAGAGTAATATATAAGTTGGATGAAAATCCTTATGTAAGAGAACATCTTGTATATTTACAAAGGTTATTTGCTTTAGAATATCCTACAGTAGCAGAAGGTAGAGATATGGGAACTGTAGTATTTCCCAAAGCAAAATGTAAATTTTAT is a genomic window of Candidatus Hydrogenedens sp. containing:
- a CDS encoding KpsF/GutQ family sugar-phosphate isomerase; translation: MRNIGKQVLILEAQALQKASERLGVEFDQCVHLLRNTKGRIIVTGLGKSGLVGKKISATFASCGYPSIFIHATDAVHGDLGNITENDVVIAISYSGETTEVINLIQFIKRIGAKLVGICGNLKSQLAQYSDVVLDISVDKEACPIGLVPTASTTLTLAIGDALAVALMEIDGFNEETYRKYHPGGQIGKKLLKVKHLMHTGIEIPIINFTMTMDETIKEISNKGLGMVAVIDDNQKVVGIITDGDLRRLLQRYGNFLKMMAKDCMHSPPICIFPDTLATEALKIMETNRITSLIVVNEENKLLGVLHLHDLWRTEMF
- a CDS encoding DCC1-like thiol-disulfide oxidoreductase family protein; its protein translation is MKPIVIYDDSCKMCTNFVNYIKKKSDTVNSELEFLPISEIKNKSDIVNIDEQQLQKSVHLVVNGQKTLSQFQAIQEICRRVNIFHSLYQIKSPLLIFLLNLFYKFIAKHRKNFLFQHLSQLLFKSHN
- the cmk gene encoding (d)CMP kinase, which gives rise to MESKNNNGLSEIENVVAIDGPAGAGKSTVARLVARELGFQYLDTGAMYRAVTWWAIHSNIDIDNPQVVAEHTKKIDLKLTPTEEGMRVEVGGKDITHEIRTPEITRVIYKLDENPYVREHLVYLQRLFALEYPTVAEGRDMGTVVFPKAKCKFYLDAQQEVRAQRRQKELEKKNIIIPLDKLLEEIIERDRRNIQREHSPLRKADDAIFIDTSFLSIEEVCKKIIDIARERLKK
- the kdsA gene encoding 3-deoxy-8-phosphooctulonate synthase translates to MKKNEIHITNNLCIPSDKLLLIAGPCVIESREHTLFLAKEINEICKELDVHFIFKASFDKANRSHIDAYRGPGIEQGLNILKEVKEKIRVPVLSDIHEPWQAPICADVLDVIQIPAFLSRQTDLLLSAGYTQKPINIKKGQFIAPWNMKEVIEKVLSTGNRNILLTERGNSFGYNQLVMDPCSIPIMSEFGFPVIIDATHSVQKPGAGIKGSGGNRELAPYIANAGIAVGADGIFVEVHDNPEKALSDSSNSICLSDLPTYLKRWKALFNCIKGGVK
- a CDS encoding PaaI family thioesterase; translation: MNLKKLPVYPYCFVCGTQNSSGLQSQFFIQDQYTLLPVRFTDKHTGYPGFAHGGVVSSAMDETMAWSSARYFKRMCVTAEFTVRFLKRVPLNKDLLVKTWITKGHRLMATTEGVLIDKETEGVLVRSWGKFMPISDEETQIVDHYLIYDENTEKIFSNSHNT
- the mtnA gene encoding S-methyl-5-thioribose-1-phosphate isomerase, whose translation is MKPHLKPILWDNRKLHIIDQTLLPGVLNHIPITTLKEAEDAIKLLKIRGAPALGIFAGFALLSIVIHEKPKNVLEAIQIIKHSAEAIKKTRPTAVNLFWATDRILRVVNNSSNDTLNSLLNKMEQEALNIYQEETKACQQIGIYGNSLIKNSTTILTHCNAGALATGEYGTALSPIYIANEEGKSVRVYADETRPLLQGARLTAWELQYAGIPVTLICDNMAGQVMKEKKIDMVIVGADRIARNGDTANKIGTYSLSVLAKYHGIPFYISAPSSTFDLRISNGSQIPIEERNSDEICFFNNKRIAPEGISIYNPAFDVTPSENITAFITEKGIIYPPFDKTISRTMGNQNEKE